A single region of the Nocardioides sp. W7 genome encodes:
- a CDS encoding AAA family ATPase — translation MTGGTTAGRVAGYPLWLRDLDATLPVTAQYVLHGNIRDRHLLPPRAGSDAPHPRLMDTVGAIWACLEQSDFDLLLHHSPMTGLTARPASPESDAAARRLLDGSGVSAGGPASYAQLAEVVRRVAGSRDVRCALVVDYVAQNRPTGEPPEDDLHQLMLISLGQVHGGVGHVRPGARRGAIYNPVLWLVDLPGDLPSWMVSGSDGIRQIALPLPDLDSRLAAARALAPAMPQSRAAAGAEPGDPVAQAALSQRFAETTEGMTLRGMMEVVSLATDAAPAVGGGQPPPIEASVQAYRLGLLENPWQRPELRRRIAEGEARLNGRVKGQPQAVRHAVDILVRSSMGLTAAHRTGPGGGPRGVLFFAGPTGVGKTELAKAITTLVFGDERAYIRFDMSEFSAEGSDARLIGSPPGYVGHGSGGELTNGVRSRPFSLVLFDEIEKAHPRILDKFLQILSDGRLTDGSGGTVHFSETIIVFTSNLGVRDVDPAATGPAFESAVKENVEREFRERLNRPELLGRIGDNVVVFDYLTREVAHEILASVLPRVQERVLAQHGVVLELAPEVRGRLFDVCTEDLSLGGRGVLDALEKALVNPLARALIGRDAVAGSTVVAVDVDEAGEVRFS, via the coding sequence GTGACGGGCGGTACGACGGCCGGCCGCGTGGCCGGCTACCCGCTGTGGCTGCGGGATCTCGACGCGACCCTGCCGGTCACCGCGCAGTACGTCCTGCACGGCAACATCCGCGACCGCCACCTGCTGCCGCCCCGGGCCGGGAGCGACGCCCCGCACCCGCGCCTGATGGACACCGTCGGCGCGATCTGGGCCTGTCTCGAGCAGAGCGACTTCGACCTGCTCCTGCACCACTCGCCGATGACGGGCCTGACGGCGCGTCCGGCGAGCCCCGAGAGCGACGCGGCAGCCCGGCGGCTGCTCGACGGAAGCGGGGTGTCGGCAGGCGGCCCCGCGTCGTACGCACAGCTCGCCGAGGTCGTGAGACGGGTCGCCGGCTCGCGTGACGTGCGCTGCGCCCTCGTCGTCGACTACGTCGCGCAGAACCGTCCGACCGGCGAGCCGCCGGAGGACGACCTCCACCAGCTCATGCTCATCTCGCTCGGCCAGGTCCACGGAGGTGTCGGCCACGTCCGGCCCGGGGCGCGACGCGGCGCGATCTACAACCCGGTCCTGTGGCTGGTCGACCTGCCGGGCGACCTCCCGTCCTGGATGGTGTCCGGCAGCGACGGCATCCGGCAGATCGCGCTCCCGCTGCCCGACCTCGACAGCCGGCTGGCCGCGGCCCGGGCACTGGCGCCCGCGATGCCTCAGTCCCGGGCCGCGGCGGGCGCGGAGCCGGGCGACCCGGTCGCGCAGGCGGCGCTCTCCCAGCGCTTCGCGGAGACGACCGAGGGCATGACGCTGCGCGGCATGATGGAGGTCGTCAGCCTGGCCACCGACGCCGCACCGGCCGTCGGCGGTGGGCAGCCGCCCCCCATCGAGGCCTCCGTGCAGGCCTATCGGCTCGGGCTTCTGGAGAACCCCTGGCAGCGACCCGAGCTGCGCCGCCGGATCGCCGAGGGCGAGGCCCGGCTCAACGGCCGGGTCAAGGGACAGCCGCAGGCGGTGCGGCACGCCGTGGACATCCTCGTCCGGTCGTCGATGGGCCTGACCGCCGCCCACCGCACCGGACCCGGCGGCGGTCCTCGCGGCGTCCTCTTCTTCGCCGGCCCGACGGGCGTCGGCAAGACCGAGCTCGCCAAGGCCATCACCACCCTCGTCTTCGGTGACGAGCGTGCCTACATCCGCTTCGACATGAGCGAGTTCTCCGCCGAGGGCTCCGACGCCCGGCTCATCGGGTCGCCGCCCGGGTACGTCGGCCACGGCTCGGGCGGCGAGTTGACCAACGGGGTGCGCAGCCGGCCGTTCTCCCTCGTGCTGTTCGACGAGATCGAGAAGGCCCACCCGCGGATCCTCGACAAGTTCCTCCAGATCCTCAGCGACGGCCGGCTGACCGACGGCAGCGGCGGCACGGTCCACTTCTCGGAGACGATCATCGTGTTCACGAGCAACCTGGGCGTGCGCGACGTCGACCCGGCGGCGACCGGCCCCGCCTTCGAGAGCGCGGTGAAGGAGAACGTCGAGCGCGAGTTCCGCGAGCGGCTCAACCGCCCCGAGCTGCTCGGCCGCATCGGCGACAACGTCGTCGTCTTCGACTACCTCACCCGGGAGGTGGCGCACGAGATCCTCGCCAGCGTGCTCCCGCGGGTCCAGGAGCGCGTGCTCGCGCAGCACGGCGTCGTCCTCGAGCTCGCGCCGGAGGTGCGCGGACGTCTCTTCGATGTCTGCACCGAGGACCTGAGCCTGGGCGGGCGCGGGGTGCTGGACGCCCTGGAGAAGGCTCTCGTCAACCCGCTCGCGCGGGCCCTCATCGGTCGCGATGCCGTCGCCGGCTCGACGGTCGTGGCCGTCGACGTGGACGAAGCCGGCGAGGTCAGGTTCTCGTGA
- a CDS encoding FHA domain-containing protein yields MAYHRCAGEVTGAEIFCPHCSTPILEGDLSDLPPGSEPDEATEPVPTSVVEAAPEPDPDRGPVGAHVPCPTCGSVEAAVPRACSFCGAEVAADVDTEVTRPPAAGAVVVELPGGASVTLTGESLELGRASPDPRVADALAAYDNVSRRHAHVRSDGTGVEIEDLGASNGTYVDGERLAPHQPRRLTGSFVVRLGSNVHLTVRVTP; encoded by the coding sequence ATGGCCTACCACCGCTGCGCCGGCGAGGTCACCGGCGCCGAGATCTTCTGCCCGCACTGCTCGACCCCGATCCTCGAGGGTGACCTGAGCGACCTCCCTCCGGGCAGCGAGCCGGACGAGGCGACGGAGCCGGTGCCGACCTCGGTCGTCGAGGCCGCCCCGGAGCCGGACCCGGACCGTGGGCCGGTCGGCGCCCACGTGCCGTGCCCGACGTGCGGCAGCGTCGAGGCGGCCGTTCCGCGAGCGTGCAGCTTCTGCGGCGCCGAGGTCGCCGCGGACGTCGACACGGAGGTCACCCGCCCTCCCGCCGCCGGTGCGGTCGTGGTCGAGCTCCCGGGCGGCGCCTCGGTGACCCTGACCGGCGAGTCGCTCGAGCTCGGCCGGGCCTCGCCGGACCCACGGGTGGCGGACGCGCTCGCGGCGTACGACAACGTGTCGCGGCGGCACGCCCACGTGCGGTCCGACGGGACCGGGGTCGAGATCGAGGACCTCGGGGCGAGCAACGGCACGTACGTCGACGGGGAGCGGCTCGCGCCGCACCAGCCCCGTCGTCTCACCGGGTCCTTCGTGGTCCGTCTCGGATCGAACGTCCACCTGACCGTCCGAGTCACCCCGTGA
- a CDS encoding NCS2 family permease codes for MTRVLDSYFQIGQRGSTVGQEVRGGVVTFLTMSYIIVLNPLILGYVPDSEGNFLAGGTGQGTNLPAIAAGTALVAGLLTILMGAVANFPLALATGLGLNAFVAVAIASQSTWADAMGLVVLEGIAILILVLTGFRTAVFHAVPRQLKVAISVGIGLFIALIGFVDAGFVSRIPDAAQTTVPVQLGQTGQLSGWPVLVFAFGLALLIALWVRRVRGAILLAILGTTVVAVVVDAILDLGRRNADNPGGWALSVPHLDGFVDVPDFGTLGEFSLFGAFESIGVLAALLLVFSLMLADFFDTMGTMTAIGAEAGLNDEDGVPPHAERILVVDSVAAIAGGLAGVSSNTSYVESASGVGEGARTGLASVVTGLLFLLATFFTPIVRMIPSEAAVPALVLVGFLMMQQVTEINWSDVEIALPAFLTIVLMPFTYSISVGIGAGFLAFLLIKVVVGKAREIHPLMAVVGLLFVIYFAIDPITDWLT; via the coding sequence GTGACCCGGGTTCTCGACAGCTACTTCCAGATCGGCCAGCGTGGCTCCACCGTCGGGCAGGAGGTCCGCGGCGGCGTCGTCACCTTCCTGACGATGTCCTACATCATCGTGCTGAACCCGCTGATCCTCGGCTACGTCCCCGACTCGGAGGGCAACTTCCTCGCCGGCGGCACCGGCCAGGGCACCAACCTGCCGGCCATCGCGGCCGGCACCGCGCTGGTCGCGGGCCTCCTGACGATCCTGATGGGCGCGGTCGCGAACTTCCCGCTCGCCCTGGCGACCGGCCTCGGCCTGAACGCGTTCGTCGCCGTGGCCATCGCCTCGCAGTCCACCTGGGCGGACGCGATGGGCCTGGTGGTCCTGGAGGGCATCGCGATCCTGATCCTGGTGCTGACCGGCTTCCGTACGGCGGTCTTCCACGCCGTGCCCCGCCAGCTGAAGGTCGCGATCTCGGTCGGGATCGGTCTGTTCATCGCCTTGATCGGCTTCGTCGACGCCGGCTTCGTGAGCCGCATCCCCGACGCCGCCCAGACCACCGTGCCGGTCCAGCTCGGGCAGACCGGTCAGCTCTCCGGCTGGCCCGTGCTGGTCTTCGCGTTCGGCCTGGCCCTGCTCATCGCGCTGTGGGTACGCCGCGTCCGCGGCGCCATCCTGCTCGCGATCCTGGGCACCACCGTGGTCGCCGTGGTCGTCGACGCGATCCTCGACCTGGGCCGACGCAACGCCGACAACCCGGGCGGGTGGGCGCTGAGCGTCCCGCACCTCGACGGATTCGTCGACGTGCCCGACTTCGGCACCCTGGGCGAGTTCTCGCTGTTCGGCGCCTTCGAGTCGATCGGGGTCCTGGCCGCGCTGCTGCTGGTCTTCTCGCTGATGCTCGCGGACTTCTTCGACACCATGGGCACGATGACGGCCATCGGGGCCGAGGCGGGCCTCAACGACGAGGACGGCGTACCGCCTCACGCCGAGCGGATCCTCGTCGTCGACTCGGTCGCGGCGATCGCCGGTGGCCTCGCCGGCGTCTCCTCGAACACGTCGTACGTCGAGTCCGCCTCGGGCGTCGGGGAGGGGGCCCGCACCGGGCTCGCCTCGGTCGTGACCGGCCTGCTGTTCCTGCTCGCGACGTTCTTCACGCCGATCGTGCGGATGATCCCGTCGGAGGCGGCGGTGCCCGCCCTGGTGCTGGTCGGCTTCCTGATGATGCAGCAGGTCACCGAGATCAACTGGTCCGACGTCGAGATCGCGTTGCCGGCGTTCCTCACGATCGTGCTGATGCCGTTCACCTACTCCATCAGCGTCGGCATCGGCGCCGGCTTCCTGGCCTTCCTGCTCATCAAGGTCGTGGTGGGCAAGGCCCGCGAGATCCACCCGCTGATGGCCGTGGTCGGCCTGCTGTTCGTCATCTACTTCGCGATCGACCCGATCACCGACTGGCTCACCTGA
- a CDS encoding protein kinase produces the protein MSEPQPTRREDVPPGPGPTRQERGVPPTRHEDAAPPTRHEGGATAVRSRRLRLPDVIAEQYEHQWDLPPTGAQADVAVCRDRETGAVVAVKLYRIDADRLDQRAILALRDHPVPHVMPVLAFESRAGATWEVQEYLPAGSLDNLVQAHGGRLPTAHVHTVVRQLHAALTGVHALDVVHRDLKAQNVLLRSADPIECVLADFGLASGLALSQDIRSVAGTWAYMPPEAHNNIVTRAGDWWALGVVAHEIATGRSPFADEQGQWLPEHQLKAVIYDGSYELTPTGDGRLDLLITGLMTHDREQRWGSDEVAEWLGGGTPAVATRTRRAGGAARRPFPFAGSMYDAPAALAAAMREHWREAGDMLAGVKATELRTWLERAGHEQVAETYLTAPINPDRSSVGLQAALDPAQPPVFQGRALDGDALRRAIRDTLDGDADAATWVSRLRRSRVLSVWAAEVEVPPALALVDDLLGTWWAEADRVLAGLPAQASEDVGSARPATEARLLLAAVDPARRDALATDARAAAALEPVPGWVAGVAGAVPGAGPGTQAVAATLIPAAHAREVLRLEEVRRREAEADRARRDAERAEQRATRRRRMRAEARRTGPFAVLAMAAAAGTTVGVSLAGVPDARVDLALDVVLDALPRIATVGVLSALVATAVSIGWHALFPEPRSRLTYAIVPLAIVWALVDVATGTAASEPWTDELAKVAITGAMAGWIGRLLDLGVDRVVAARVGPETSTGAATMPAGVRRGMGRRLVGVERAGWPMRIGIGAWLSAVVIKAAYFNDEIAAAHPAVADWPTLTSAFADLPPWYQDGVIAYLDAMEPVHAFLRDSAPMSSVATLCAVLPALLLAGGPQLRELSPRALQWAWVVLALAGLLSASYHLVELSAVVFGAGMAVGAVLLAILAVVAGFALLVGLLNG, from the coding sequence ATGAGCGAGCCCCAGCCCACCCGACGCGAGGACGTCCCGCCGGGGCCCGGGCCCACCCGTCAGGAACGGGGCGTCCCGCCGACCCGGCACGAGGACGCGGCGCCACCGACCCGGCACGAGGGCGGCGCGACGGCGGTCCGGAGCCGCCGTCTGCGGCTGCCCGACGTCATCGCCGAGCAGTACGAGCACCAGTGGGACCTGCCGCCCACGGGCGCCCAGGCCGACGTCGCGGTGTGTCGCGACCGGGAGACCGGGGCCGTGGTCGCCGTCAAGCTCTACCGCATCGACGCGGACCGCCTCGACCAGCGGGCCATCCTCGCCCTCCGCGACCACCCCGTGCCGCACGTGATGCCGGTGCTGGCCTTCGAGAGCCGCGCCGGGGCGACCTGGGAGGTGCAGGAGTACCTCCCCGCCGGCAGCCTCGACAACCTCGTGCAAGCACACGGCGGTCGCCTGCCGACGGCCCACGTCCACACGGTGGTCCGCCAGCTGCACGCCGCCCTGACGGGCGTCCACGCGCTCGACGTCGTCCACCGGGACCTGAAGGCCCAGAACGTCCTGCTCCGCTCGGCCGACCCGATCGAGTGCGTCCTCGCCGACTTCGGCCTGGCCAGCGGCCTGGCGCTGTCGCAGGACATCCGGTCCGTCGCCGGGACCTGGGCCTACATGCCGCCGGAGGCGCACAACAACATCGTCACCAGAGCCGGCGACTGGTGGGCGCTGGGCGTCGTGGCACACGAGATCGCCACGGGTCGGAGCCCGTTCGCCGACGAGCAGGGTCAGTGGCTGCCCGAGCACCAGCTCAAGGCGGTCATCTACGACGGCAGCTACGAGCTGACCCCCACGGGCGACGGCCGCCTCGACCTGCTGATCACGGGGCTGATGACCCACGACCGCGAGCAGCGCTGGGGCTCCGACGAGGTCGCCGAGTGGCTCGGCGGGGGTACGCCGGCGGTGGCGACCAGGACCCGGCGTGCCGGCGGGGCGGCCCGGCGGCCGTTCCCGTTCGCCGGATCGATGTACGACGCGCCCGCCGCGCTCGCCGCCGCGATGCGCGAGCACTGGCGGGAGGCCGGCGACATGCTGGCCGGCGTCAAGGCCACCGAGCTGCGGACCTGGCTCGAGCGGGCCGGGCACGAACAGGTGGCCGAGACCTACCTGACCGCGCCGATCAACCCCGACCGGTCCTCCGTGGGCCTCCAGGCCGCGCTCGACCCGGCGCAGCCGCCGGTCTTCCAGGGCCGGGCCCTCGACGGTGACGCCCTCCGGCGGGCGATCCGGGACACCCTGGACGGCGACGCCGACGCCGCGACCTGGGTGAGCCGGCTGCGCCGGTCCCGGGTGCTGTCGGTGTGGGCGGCCGAGGTCGAGGTCCCGCCCGCGCTGGCGCTCGTGGACGACCTGCTCGGGACCTGGTGGGCGGAGGCGGACCGGGTCCTCGCGGGCCTGCCCGCCCAGGCGTCCGAGGACGTCGGGAGCGCCCGGCCGGCCACCGAGGCGCGGCTGCTCCTCGCGGCCGTCGACCCGGCGCGGCGCGACGCGCTCGCCACCGACGCCCGGGCCGCCGCCGCACTCGAACCGGTCCCGGGCTGGGTCGCCGGCGTCGCGGGAGCGGTCCCCGGCGCGGGCCCGGGGACGCAGGCGGTCGCCGCCACGCTGATCCCGGCGGCACACGCCCGCGAGGTGCTGCGCCTGGAGGAGGTGCGACGACGCGAGGCGGAGGCCGACCGGGCCCGGCGCGACGCCGAGCGGGCCGAGCAGCGGGCCACCCGGCGTCGCCGGATGCGGGCCGAGGCGCGTCGTACCGGCCCCTTCGCCGTCCTCGCGATGGCGGCGGCGGCCGGCACCACCGTCGGGGTCAGCCTGGCCGGCGTGCCGGATGCTCGCGTCGACCTCGCCCTGGACGTCGTCCTGGACGCGCTGCCGCGGATCGCCACGGTCGGCGTGCTCTCCGCCCTCGTCGCCACCGCGGTCAGCATCGGGTGGCACGCCCTCTTCCCGGAGCCCCGCTCGCGGCTGACCTATGCGATCGTGCCGCTGGCGATCGTCTGGGCCCTGGTCGACGTGGCGACCGGTACGGCGGCCTCGGAGCCGTGGACGGACGAGCTGGCGAAGGTCGCGATCACGGGAGCGATGGCCGGCTGGATCGGCCGCCTGCTCGACCTCGGAGTGGATCGGGTCGTCGCGGCGCGGGTGGGCCCGGAGACCTCGACCGGCGCGGCGACGATGCCGGCCGGCGTACGGCGGGGGATGGGCCGGCGCCTGGTGGGCGTGGAGCGCGCCGGCTGGCCGATGCGGATCGGGATCGGGGCCTGGCTGAGTGCCGTCGTGATCAAGGCGGCGTACTTCAACGACGAGATCGCCGCGGCCCACCCGGCCGTGGCGGACTGGCCGACGCTGACCTCGGCCTTCGCGGACCTGCCGCCGTGGTACCAGGACGGTGTCATCGCCTACCTGGACGCGATGGAGCCGGTGCACGCCTTCCTGCGCGACTCGGCTCCCATGTCGTCGGTCGCGACGCTGTGCGCCGTGCTGCCGGCGCTGCTGCTCGCGGGCGGCCCCCAGCTCCGCGAGCTCAGCCCCCGGGCGCTCCAGTGGGCGTGGGTCGTCCTCGCGCTCGCCGGGCTGCTGTCGGCGTCGTACCACCTGGTGGAGCTCTCCGCGGTCGTCTTCGGGGCCGGGATGGCGGTCGGCGCGGTGCTCCTCGCGATCCTGGCCGTCGTCGCCGGGTTCGCCCTCCTCGTCGGTCTGCTCAACGGATGA
- a CDS encoding 4Fe-4S single cluster domain-containing protein, with translation MADTPDAAAAEGLLMVSDTARDIVDVLGPGHRSVVWVQGCRIGCAGCMVPETWGRHGGREVDPRRLAAELLDDNTADLTVSGGEPTEQPAAVAVLLGEARRRGRTTWVYTGRVLEDLVAEADPDVLAMLELVDVLVDGPFDQDRAGGVGYRGSRNQRLLHLSGAVGTREAEGGAPGRIEIRVDDTGLSVVGIPEPGALERLEEDLAARGIAVRPRRRA, from the coding sequence GTGGCCGACACGCCGGACGCAGCCGCGGCCGAGGGCCTGCTGATGGTCTCCGACACCGCCCGCGACATCGTGGACGTCCTGGGCCCCGGACACCGGAGCGTGGTGTGGGTGCAGGGGTGCCGGATCGGGTGCGCGGGCTGCATGGTCCCCGAGACCTGGGGCCGCCACGGCGGCCGGGAGGTGGATCCGCGCCGGCTCGCCGCGGAGCTACTGGACGACAACACGGCCGACCTGACGGTCAGCGGCGGCGAGCCGACCGAGCAGCCGGCGGCCGTCGCCGTACTCCTGGGTGAGGCCCGCCGCAGGGGCCGCACCACCTGGGTCTACACCGGGCGCGTCCTGGAGGACCTCGTCGCCGAGGCCGACCCCGACGTGCTCGCCATGCTGGAGCTGGTCGACGTCCTCGTCGACGGGCCGTTCGACCAAGACCGGGCCGGCGGGGTGGGCTACCGCGGCTCGCGCAACCAGCGCCTCCTGCACCTGAGCGGGGCGGTCGGCACCCGCGAGGCGGAGGGTGGCGCTCCCGGCCGGATCGAGATCCGCGTCGACGACACCGGTCTGAGTGTCGTCGGGATCCCCGAGCCCGGGGCGCTGGAGCGGCTGGAGGAGGACCTGGCGGCGCGCGGGATCGCCGTACGCCCCCGTCGCCGGGCCTGA
- a CDS encoding DUF2530 domain-containing protein, with translation MEFRDEQPMQHEIGSRTYLVADVEPLDVDGVRTVLVGSIAWAVAFVALLPFYGELEETGRTWWLWTCLAGFGLGLFGYEYCRRRRRTRTEAAETSPPAQP, from the coding sequence GTGGAGTTCCGCGACGAGCAGCCGATGCAGCACGAGATCGGCAGCCGCACCTACCTGGTGGCCGACGTCGAGCCGCTCGACGTCGACGGCGTCCGGACCGTGCTCGTCGGCTCGATCGCGTGGGCCGTCGCGTTCGTGGCCCTGCTGCCGTTCTACGGCGAGCTGGAGGAGACCGGCCGCACCTGGTGGCTGTGGACCTGCCTGGCGGGCTTCGGGCTGGGTCTCTTCGGCTACGAGTACTGCCGGCGGCGCCGGCGTACCCGGACCGAGGCCGCGGAGACCTCGCCGCCGGCGCAGCCCTAG
- a CDS encoding protein phosphatase 2C domain-containing protein, producing the protein MNLRVTAATHRGLVRSENQDAVVVDGWVAQVSGTLATRDLTVDAGPAVVAVLDGMGGHAGGALAAVVGAHALVSACSSLPVPPSEADVAALLGRANESVCAAAQGELADLGATVAAVVLTPESIDVVNAGDCRVYRLDPPYLGQLTVDDRVPSPQDPSRSLVSQSLGRHGRGSVTPHVVRLDPRVPQVLLLCSDGLHDVVDHAVVADQFAVDGVDARAVVQVLLRAALTAGAPDNVSVVIVEIGPDPR; encoded by the coding sequence ATGAACCTCCGGGTCACGGCCGCGACCCACCGGGGCCTCGTCCGGAGCGAGAACCAGGACGCCGTCGTCGTCGACGGCTGGGTGGCGCAGGTGTCGGGCACCCTCGCCACGCGCGACCTCACGGTCGACGCGGGACCGGCGGTCGTCGCCGTCCTGGACGGGATGGGCGGGCACGCCGGTGGCGCGCTCGCCGCCGTGGTGGGGGCGCACGCCCTGGTCTCGGCGTGCTCGTCCCTGCCCGTCCCGCCCTCGGAGGCCGACGTCGCGGCGCTCCTGGGGCGCGCGAACGAGTCCGTCTGCGCGGCCGCGCAGGGCGAGCTGGCCGACCTGGGCGCGACGGTCGCCGCCGTCGTGCTGACGCCCGAGTCCATCGACGTCGTCAACGCCGGCGACTGCCGGGTCTACCGGCTCGACCCGCCGTACCTCGGCCAGCTGACCGTCGACGACCGGGTGCCCTCGCCGCAGGATCCGTCCCGGAGCCTCGTCTCGCAGTCCCTGGGGCGCCACGGCCGGGGGAGCGTGACTCCTCACGTCGTCCGGCTCGACCCCCGGGTCCCGCAGGTCCTGCTCCTGTGCAGCGACGGGCTCCACGACGTCGTGGACCACGCCGTGGTCGCCGACCAGTTCGCCGTCGACGGTGTCGACGCGCGCGCCGTGGTACAGGTGCTGCTCCGGGCGGCCCTCACCGCGGGCGCCCCCGACAACGTGTCCGTGGTGATCGTCGAGATCGGGCCGGACCCGCGATGA
- a CDS encoding MFS transporter — translation MSPTFRSLHNANYRRYAAGAVVSNTGTWMQRVAQDWLVLQLAVNGGTAVGITTGLQFLPALLLSPLAGVVADRVSKRKLLQVTQVMMAVPAFVLGVLAVTGVAEVWHVYVLAFVFGVGTAFDAPARQSFVSEIVSPEDLTNAVGLNSASFNAARIVGPAIAGVLIAALGGGAQATGWVIVVNAISYLAPILALRGMDASRLASVEPTRPARGMVREGLRYVRSRRDLVLVLVIVFIVGTFGLNFQMTSALMATEVFDKGATEYGLLGTFMAVGSLTGALLAARRPTIRLRLVVAAALAFGAAEVVAGLLPTYVSFALWMPVLGLSALTMITAANTLMQVSTAPALRGRVMALYLMIFMGGTPVGAPVVGWVGETFGARWTLVGGGLITLVGVALATIVFLARERGRQRVLTPVGAAGSLFPRVWDDQAVVRARR, via the coding sequence TTGAGCCCCACCTTCCGCTCGCTCCACAACGCCAACTACCGCCGCTACGCAGCCGGCGCCGTGGTGTCGAACACCGGCACCTGGATGCAGCGCGTCGCGCAGGACTGGCTGGTCCTCCAGCTCGCCGTCAACGGCGGCACCGCGGTCGGCATCACCACCGGCCTGCAGTTCCTGCCGGCCCTGCTCCTCTCTCCCCTCGCCGGCGTCGTCGCCGACCGGGTGTCCAAGCGCAAGCTGCTGCAGGTCACCCAGGTGATGATGGCCGTCCCGGCCTTCGTGCTCGGCGTGCTCGCCGTCACCGGGGTCGCCGAGGTCTGGCACGTCTACGTGCTCGCCTTCGTCTTCGGCGTCGGCACCGCTTTCGACGCCCCCGCGCGCCAGTCCTTCGTCAGCGAGATCGTCTCGCCCGAGGACCTCACCAACGCGGTGGGCCTCAACTCCGCGTCGTTCAACGCCGCCCGGATCGTCGGCCCGGCCATCGCGGGCGTGCTGATCGCCGCCCTGGGCGGCGGTGCCCAGGCCACCGGCTGGGTGATCGTCGTCAACGCGATCAGCTACCTCGCCCCGATTCTCGCCCTGCGGGGCATGGACGCCTCCCGGCTCGCGTCGGTCGAGCCGACCCGACCGGCCCGCGGCATGGTGCGCGAGGGGCTGCGCTACGTCCGCAGTCGCCGTGACCTGGTGCTCGTGCTGGTCATCGTGTTCATCGTCGGCACGTTCGGGCTGAACTTCCAGATGACCTCCGCGCTGATGGCGACCGAGGTCTTCGACAAGGGCGCGACCGAGTACGGCCTGCTCGGCACCTTCATGGCGGTCGGCTCGCTGACCGGCGCCCTGCTCGCCGCCCGGCGTCCCACGATCCGGCTCCGGCTGGTCGTCGCGGCGGCGCTCGCGTTCGGGGCCGCCGAGGTGGTCGCGGGCCTGCTGCCGACGTACGTCTCGTTCGCCCTCTGGATGCCCGTGCTCGGGCTCTCCGCGCTGACCATGATCACCGCGGCCAACACCTTGATGCAGGTCTCGACCGCACCCGCGCTGCGCGGTCGGGTGATGGCGCTCTACCTGATGATCTTCATGGGCGGCACGCCCGTGGGAGCGCCGGTCGTCGGCTGGGTGGGGGAGACGTTCGGGGCCCGCTGGACCCTGGTCGGCGGTGGCCTGATCACCCTGGTCGGCGTCGCCCTGGCGACGATCGTCTTCCTCGCCCGCGAACGGGGACGTCAGCGCGTTTTGACCCCTGTCGGGGCGGCCGGTAGCCTCTTTCCTCGTGTCTGGGACGACCAGGCTGTTGTGCGTGCTCGGAGGTAG
- a CDS encoding MarR family transcriptional regulator, producing the protein MPTVEKVVRTDAGLASELRMSVMRLRRRLSSEVDPTNELSMTAMAVLAALHRYGELSVGDLAGRERVKAPSMTRTVKCLEEGGHVARRPHETDGRQVLVALSDKGRAVLLANRRRRDEWLARRLRDLTPDERDVLRRAAPILERLAQED; encoded by the coding sequence ATGCCCACCGTCGAGAAGGTCGTTCGCACCGACGCCGGACTCGCCTCCGAGCTTCGGATGTCCGTCATGCGTCTGCGCCGCCGACTGTCCAGCGAGGTCGACCCCACCAACGAGCTGAGCATGACCGCGATGGCCGTCCTCGCGGCGCTCCACCGCTACGGCGAGCTGTCGGTCGGCGACCTCGCCGGTCGCGAGCGGGTCAAGGCGCCGAGCATGACCCGCACCGTGAAGTGCCTCGAGGAGGGCGGGCACGTCGCGCGCCGTCCGCACGAGACCGACGGCCGGCAGGTGCTGGTCGCCCTCTCCGACAAGGGCCGCGCCGTCCTGCTCGCCAACCGTCGTCGCCGCGACGAGTGGCTCGCCCGCCGGCTGCGCGACCTGACCCCTGACGAGCGCGACGTGCTGCGCCGCGCCGCCCCGATCCTCGAACGCCTCGCCCAGGAGGACTGA